The sequence below is a genomic window from Paramisgurnus dabryanus chromosome 4, PD_genome_1.1, whole genome shotgun sequence.
aaatgtcgtgtaagtgcctccaaaattatgttcacgtttcacagctatcataaaatgacatgagtgttaaaactgataactcagaacaattgaagtggtagtctttcactaaatgtgattttaatattataacagtcaaatcatgaagttaaaggtgcagtgtgtacattttagcggcacctagtggtgaggtcacaaattgcaaccaatggcttagtccactactcaccccttgcttttgaaacacatagagaagctacagtagccaccaccagacaaacatgtcatcgtcggagacaacttagtaaaaaaatttgtccgttaagggcttctgtagaaaaatggcggcacaaaatggtgacttctatgtaaggggaccctcagtgtatgtagataaaaaggtctcgttctaaggtaataaacacataccggttcattatgaaaggtctttatacacccctgataatatagttttgtatataattttgcattttcgtcaagagatccttctaaaaattacacactgcacctttaaatgtgtacagagttctattaatagtagacttagttaaagagtaatcatcttctgggttttctgtgagtgcaaatgtcagccagtgattaatcctctacagccatctagtggacataacggaaaattgcacctaaaagtcacaataaggaatttgagtatattgccagatctcaataatacttgtatgctttgtcataagctttaggggccgtttgtcagggccgttttcaaaatgactgtgtgatagctatacttctgcaaagttgtttttgtatttgtattatacagtgtagagaaaattgtactgcactggctttactgttgttgagtgtaagaactgaaacaatttaataaaacaaaaccagataagttatctgaatggtggatggtgttattaaatcgtgtcaataacaaatatcatttcatttagcagattcatgttcatgtcctttaatcgagtaccatgaaggctttctgttttagttaggtaaataaagtgaggtatgcaagttattaaaccgaatatatctttatggacaaaaggaacatatacacaaacatgctctgcacattttgtatgtttctctcatctgaaacagtcattttaattcatagagatctaggtcttactaaatggttgcttgtttaaatcttttagactattttttaaacaaaagtaattgttcttatagaacatatatattctttgacatagatatgatgtgcaaacatacaagtttttcagatgacagcctctgtcatattatagtaggcctaaaaatagtcctaaagctgtacattttttatatttaacaactggctatgtccatacataactgatccagatgtgttgtttatatcaaatggagttaataacaaatatgatgtcattaagcaaatgtcagtcagatttgctattaagcacttatttgtaaatagaaaatagaaaatagattagaatactaacttttaaatctagattaaaaacacatctgtttaactttgcatttactgaatgagcactgtgctgctttacactgactgcacctttaactcaagccacttttactcctgttttattctgtttaacattttaaactgtttttattaaaatcacattcattttctttaattgttattcaaaattctcatgtatctttttttattgtgattttattgtgtatctattatttttaaattttcttttttctcttttatatattgttttctcatttctatgtaaagcactttgaatgacctctgtgtgaaatgtgctatacaaataaacttgccttgccttgccttgccttgtgttcacacacgtgctgtgctagagtaagtattcagtaaacatttatatttaaaataaccaagtgtatcataacattacaatttcattgcaataattctataaacaattattgaaaactttataagacacagcatgacgtgtttatgttatggaaaatagattagaatactaaagctactgataaccagtGTTGGTCatcttactttaaaaaagtaataagtTACAGTTACAAATTACTTATCCCAAAAAGTAATTGAGTTAGTAACTCAGTTACCACATTgtaaaagtaattagttactcaGCAAAGTAACTGTGacgttattttttaagttgtatAACGCTATTACGTTCTATAACATCTttaatatcaaaaatgtatattaactgattgaaaaataaaaacactatatacagtattttaGAACATTTGGTATTTATTTGAACTCAGTAGATTGCAGCCTGCCATATATGCATagaaataaaaacatgtaaaaaataaatattgtgcAAAATTAAGACACACAAATGTAAACTTGGGTAAAAAGAAACAAAGGAAAACCTGGCCATTAATGCAAATCTCTGTAACTGTATATTAGGCCTACTGCACAATAAACAGAACACTATCCAACTCTTAAATATTCAGTACAGTAACAAAATTgaatattgaaaataaataatgttcACATACTTTGCATTCAAGTGCAGAACTAAGACACACAACTGTAAGCTTGtgtaataagaaaaaaatgaaaatttggcCTTTAATTAGTGCAATTATCTGTTTCTCTATAATGCTGCACAATTAACAGAGCACTATCCAACTCTTAAATATTCAGTAAAgtaatacaaattaaatattgaaaataaataatattcagTTATTCACACACTTTGCAATCAAGTGCAAACTAAGACAAACAAATGTAAACTTGTGTAAACAAACAAAGGAAGATCTGGCCATTAAGTAGTATAAATCTCTGTACCTATATATTATTGCACAATAAACAGAACACTATCCAACTCTCTATGTATGTAGATTAACATGTTGTTTGTTCTCAGTTAGAATGAACAATACATTAATCTATACTAAAATACTCCTCTCATCTAACAACTAAACCAGTGGTTGTAACGTAGGAGGAGAAGCTTTTCGAATCTTTTGTCTGACAGTCTGTTCCTCTTCGGAGAGAAGACAAGCTTGCCCAGGCTGAACAGTCTCTCAACAGGTGCACTAGATGGTGTAGCAGCATTGTAACGTAGTgaaattttcttgatgagagaAAATTCACACAGAGAGTTTAAGTTTTGTGCTGAAGATCTAATATAGTCTGCCACTTGGTTTTCTGCTGAAGATGAAGTTTCCTCCTCATCCTCCTCAAAGGAAAAGAAATCGTTCTCTTTGACTGAATCTGTGTGATGTGAAGATGTGCTGGGACCTGGCTGTGGTTCGTCGAGGACAATTCTTCTGCACTCTGCCAGCAAACTTGCCTTAGCCTTATCCTTTAACTCCTGTGAACGCAGCCAGCGAAGTTTGAATTTTGGAAGAGTTACAGCAGCAAGTATAGCCTCCTCATTTCCCAGGACATCAGCAAATCTGGTTTTGATAGACtgaaatgataataataataacattaaatatatgtatcAAAACAAATCagtgatattattattattattattattatcataattagtagcagttgtatttattattatgtgtaCTATAGCAATGTTCActtaacaaataataaaatatcaaattcaaGTTCTTACTGTGACTATGGCATCAGGAAGGTCTCTCAGTATTTGCAGGTCACTTTTAAGGGCTTCTGTCTTCAACATTAATGTCTCGATCGTTGGTAAGAGTGTACCATAAAAACAGTTGTCTTCTCCCTGAAGTATATCCAAGGCAACTGTAAGGGGCTTCATCGCAGTACAGTACTCCTTTAAAAACTGGTGTTCCCTTTCTGTTATCGCTGCCAGTCCTAATTTGGATGAAATGGTGTTAAGGTCTACCATGGATATTTCACAGATTCTAGCCAGGGCATCATAGAAGGAATTCCATCGTGTTGTACAAGGTACAAGCAGCTTTTTTGACACCAACTCATCAACTGTTTCAGTAGCCAAAGCAGATCGACTAGTCTTGTTCCATAGGGAAGTACATTTGGCAGTAGCACTTCTATAAACAGCCTTTGTTCCAGATTTTGACAGCAGCCACTTTTCAACATCAGTGCATGAAATCAGGTTTAGTGTGTGTGATGCACATCTCTTGTGGGGGGGCAAAGTGATCACAACATCACCATCATTATCATCAGTTGCATGTAGAGCAGCATTAATGTCTGTAAACGTCACCTCATCTTCATTGTCTTCTTCAGAATCACTTTCCTCAAGTGGCTGGTACCTCTTAAATGCTTTAACAAAATTAGAGCCGTTATCAGTCACTGTTGCTGTGATTTTGTGTGTTATCCCATATGTTGAGTGTATATTGTCAAGCTCAACTGCAATGGCGTCATGAGTATGATGCCCCTTAAACCGTCTGCAGGCAAGAGCTGCTTTCTCTCTTTCCATGTTATTTGGATTGATCCAATGTGCTGTCACACCCAGGTAACTTTTATTGTGGGCAGTCCAGATGTCTGCTGTAGTTGAAATGTACTCAAGTTCCTCAAATGACGTTTTGAGCTTAATATTCATTTTTTCATATTCACTGTCTATGAATTTAGCAAAAGTGTTTCGGCATGGGGCAACCCCCCTTCCTCCTCCTCGTATTGGTATTTTAGcaaggatcgctctgaatgacTCAGACACCACAGTTGACAGGGGGAGCATGTTTTCAACAACATACCTTGCAATCAACGTGTTCAGCTCGGGCTTGGTCACCTGTTGCTGACCCGAAAAATCGAGCGTTGCTTGTTTTAACAGAGTGGCTCCGTCTCCTTGGCTGGAGCTCAGGCTAGCTGCATCTGGGGTTGGGTTAGCAGCAGCAACAAGTGTCGTGTTAGCGTGTGTTGATGTGAGGTGCTTCATAAGATTTGAGTTGCTTGAGGCAGACGTCGATAAAGTCTTTTTTCCTGGGCATAGCGTGCATGTAACgtaaacattcttgcctttaaTTTCAATTAATGAGAAGTAATGCCGGTACTTCCAGTTTGCGAACGCAACCTTTGAATTTCCCCGGCTCATCGCCATTGTCACTCACGCTGTCTTGTGTTGGTAGTCAGCGCGTGCAGTGAGACAGCGTGAGCAGGGCACCGCCCACCCAGCCAATCATCATGGCATTTGAAACGGTGTCATCATCCCCACCCCTGCTCTCTCCAGGCAGCTGATGTGTAGCCAAAGCATGACACCTCGCGCTTTATTCAACCAAATTGTAGTAACGCAACACTTTACATTCTCAGTAAAGATAACGGCGTTGCAACGATgggaaaagtaattaattagattacTCCGTTACTGAAAAATGAACTCCGTTACTAACGCCGTTATACTTAAACGCCGTTACTGCCAACACtgctgataaccaaatatttattctctttatgtgtgattattagttattatttctaatgttggcctattattgttctttaaggatccacatatttacagcaatctttttcatacctttaaggccagttcacactggtcagacaactaccaactccaacagacaccaacagacaaccacattctaaagtctcatttactttgatccaacaacttccaacaggggtttcacactggtcagacagactccaacagacgcgtctgttggagtctgtctgaccagtgtgaagtggcctttaggatttgaagaattctaagacaacatttgaagctttataacttcatagggttgcttcccacaggtttaaattgatgcatgactagccattagttatgtaaaaacatttaggtactttttacaaacaaaccttataaaaaacattactggtatac
It includes:
- the LOC135735441 gene encoding uncharacterized protein yields the protein MAMSRGNSKVAFANWKYRHYFSLIEIKGKNVYVTCTLCPGKKTLSTSASSNSNLMKHLTSTHANTTLVAAANPTPDAASLSSSQGDGATLLKQATLDFSGQQQVTKPELNTLIARYVVENMLPLSTVVSESFRAILAKIPIRGGGRGVAPCRNTFAKFIDSEYEKMNIKLKTSFEELEYISTTADIWTAHNKSYLGVTAHWINPNNMEREKAALACRRFKGHHTHDAIAVELDNIHSTYGITHKITATVTDNGSNFVKAFKRYQPLEESDSEEDNEDEVTFTDINAALHATDDNDGDVVITLPPHKRCASHTLNLISCTDVEKWLLSKSGTKAVYRSATAKCTSLWNKTSRSALATETVDELVSKKLLVPCTTRWNSFYDALARICEISMVDLNTISSKLGLAAITEREHQFLKEYCTAMKPLTVALDILQGEDNCFYGTLLPTIETLMLKTEALKSDLQILRDLPDAIVTSIKTRFADVLGNEEAILAAVTLPKFKLRWLRSQELKDKAKASLLAECRRIVLDEPQPGPSTSSHHTDSVKENDFFSFEEDEEETSSSAENQVADYIRSSAQNLNSLCEFSLIKKISLRYNAATPSSAPVERLFSLGKLVFSPKRNRLSDKRFEKLLLLRYNHWFSC